The Fulvivirga ligni genome window below encodes:
- a CDS encoding class I SAM-dependent methyltransferase: METLSKSELQELEKQLSCPSGDMGLEVGRRMHDSNINMTLNTLSEMQLAAGMKILEIGHGNSQHAHMALKEASNLHYCGLEISVTMHNEAIKINKELIGKGKASFHLYQGDKIPFKTNSFDRVFTVNTIYFWRNPTALLQEIERVLKPGGQCLITYAQKDFMKKLPFVGHQFWLYDNEEVRKLVEGTDMNISKIINITEDTPAGGNRRYSIAKLIKS; the protein is encoded by the coding sequence ATGGAAACTTTAAGTAAGAGCGAACTTCAAGAACTAGAAAAGCAACTGAGCTGTCCATCGGGCGATATGGGGCTGGAGGTTGGAAGGCGAATGCATGACTCAAATATTAATATGACTTTGAACACCTTATCTGAAATGCAGCTGGCTGCAGGAATGAAGATATTGGAGATAGGTCATGGAAATTCTCAACATGCACATATGGCACTCAAAGAAGCCAGCAACCTTCATTACTGCGGACTAGAAATCTCTGTTACCATGCATAATGAAGCAATTAAGATAAACAAGGAGTTAATTGGAAAGGGAAAGGCCAGCTTTCACCTTTACCAGGGAGACAAAATACCCTTTAAAACCAATAGTTTTGACAGAGTTTTCACCGTGAACACCATCTATTTCTGGAGAAACCCTACCGCTCTGCTACAAGAAATAGAAAGGGTACTAAAGCCTGGAGGGCAATGCCTTATCACCTATGCTCAGAAAGACTTTATGAAAAAGCTCCCTTTTGTCGGGCATCAGTTCTGGCTTTATGACAATGAAGAGGTGAGGAAATTGGTTGAGGGTACTGACATGAATATTTCCAAGATTATTAACATTACAGAAGATACTCCAGCTGGTGGAAATCGAAGGTACTCTATTGCCAAGCTCATAAAGTCATAA
- a CDS encoding helix-turn-helix transcriptional regulator: protein MTDAFAKKYFDDILIIENNSNDSFTQIVYPENRVILGCIIKNDISEIINDQLLQLPTFTIDGQLTHHKKYLVSPGNKILLVKFKPYTASLFFPNLHETVNLTVSLLEFISTSRYNRLEDAFMNNSNHTSVIVDFLQRHLKSGQADESIIQAIKLAAYTKGQMNVNELARCIALSKRSFQRRFKASTGITAKIFLRNIRFQHSVNLLQTQQNLSDITHFSGYYDQPHFIREFKSITGITPRKYKSEFVTSVQL, encoded by the coding sequence ATGACGGATGCTTTTGCTAAAAAATATTTTGACGATATCTTAATCATTGAAAACAATAGCAATGATTCCTTCACTCAGATAGTTTATCCCGAGAATCGCGTAATTCTTGGCTGCATCATCAAAAACGACATCTCCGAGATTATAAATGATCAGTTACTTCAACTACCCACTTTCACAATTGATGGCCAGTTAACACATCACAAAAAATATTTAGTTTCACCTGGAAATAAAATTTTACTCGTAAAATTTAAGCCATATACCGCTTCTTTATTTTTCCCTAACCTTCATGAGACCGTCAACCTAACGGTTTCATTGTTAGAATTCATTTCTACTTCCAGGTATAATAGATTGGAAGATGCATTTATGAATAACAGCAATCACACCAGTGTCATTGTTGATTTTTTACAACGACATTTAAAATCTGGTCAGGCAGATGAATCCATAATTCAGGCCATCAAGCTTGCAGCGTATACCAAAGGACAAATGAATGTGAATGAATTAGCTCGCTGCATTGCCCTTAGTAAAAGAAGCTTCCAGAGAAGGTTCAAAGCTAGTACTGGAATCACAGCGAAGATATTTTTAAGAAATATTAGGTTTCAACACTCCGTAAACCTTCTTCAAACTCAGCAAAACCTAAGTGACATAACACATTTCAGCGGTTACTACGATCAACCTCACTTTATCCGTGAATTCAAAAGTATTACAGGAATCACACCAAGAAAATATAAATCCGAATTTGTCACTTCTGTACAATTATAA
- a CDS encoding YybH family protein, whose product MKKLILIILMILQITSCTDITSNNEKEDPTLQEARLEIKNSNTLYWQAFSKGDPNLFINRYASDACIMAPNAASMCGKDAAKLFFQIAYDSMAVRDGKFTTTELYGMGNYVAENGLFELRDANDGIIDNGKYLVLWKKTDQGWKMYRDSFSSNNPIY is encoded by the coding sequence ATGAAAAAACTGATCCTTATAATACTGATGATCTTACAAATCACCAGTTGCACTGACATTACCTCAAACAACGAGAAAGAAGATCCAACACTTCAAGAAGCAAGGCTGGAGATAAAAAACAGTAATACACTTTATTGGCAAGCATTCTCAAAAGGGGATCCAAATCTATTCATTAATCGCTATGCCTCTGATGCATGTATTATGGCACCGAATGCAGCTTCCATGTGCGGCAAAGATGCTGCTAAACTCTTTTTTCAGATTGCATATGACTCAATGGCTGTTCGAGATGGAAAATTCACTACCACCGAGCTCTATGGTATGGGTAATTATGTTGCCGAAAATGGACTTTTCGAATTAAGAGACGCAAATGATGGGATTATTGACAATGGCAAATACCTTGTTCTATGGAAAAAAACAGATCAAGGATGGAAAATGTACCGGGATAGTTTCAGCAGTAATAATCCGATATATTAA
- a CDS encoding GIY-YIG nuclease family protein: protein MYSVYILYSASIDKFYIGYSSDVSLRLDYHNSLINNNWTKRGRPWELYFKMEGMSKSQALQIEKHIKKMKSIKYISNLVRYPEMQEKLFERYS, encoded by the coding sequence ATGTATAGCGTTTACATTTTATACTCCGCATCTATAGATAAGTTTTATATCGGATATTCATCTGATGTATCTTTGCGTCTGGATTACCATAATTCCTTAATTAATAATAATTGGACTAAACGAGGAAGACCTTGGGAGCTGTATTTTAAGATGGAAGGCATGAGTAAATCTCAGGCACTCCAAATTGAAAAACATATTAAGAAGATGAAATCTATTAAATATATATCCAATTTGGTGCGATACCCTGAAATGCAAGAGAAGTTATTTGAAAGATATAGCTAA
- a CDS encoding Nramp family divalent metal transporter, with protein sequence MNYKLKNFLKTLGPGIVFAGMCIGVSHLVQSTRAGADYGFTLLIAVLAANLFKYPFFEFSSRYTSATGKSILDGYYKQGKWILWIYAFMTLATMFIVSAAVTFVAAGLLGNLLGIDLSADIWAAIIFAVSVLILASGKYSAMDGLLKVVSIVLLISTITAVVAALLNGRSEPVNGFVPMEVMSTGGIVFLIALMGWMPTAVDMSVWTGLWAEARVEQTGYRPTKKETLLDFNLGYIITAVLAVIFLSLGALVMYGSGIEFSNSASLFAGQLIGLYTESIGDWSYIIIASAAFSTMFSTSITVLDGYGRTMDRIVLLLFEGKRRVSYYVWIILLAVGSYLIISRFLNDLKSLVDMATIVSFIIAPFAAFLNYKAIFSSEVDEQFRPPQWLKILGILGLIFLILFSLVYFYILL encoded by the coding sequence ATGAATTATAAGCTTAAGAACTTTCTCAAGACATTAGGTCCTGGGATTGTGTTTGCTGGTATGTGTATCGGTGTTTCTCACTTAGTTCAATCTACCAGAGCAGGTGCAGATTATGGTTTTACCCTCTTAATAGCGGTATTAGCTGCCAACCTATTTAAATACCCCTTCTTTGAATTTTCATCTCGCTATACCAGCGCCACTGGCAAGAGTATATTAGATGGCTATTATAAACAGGGTAAATGGATTCTATGGATCTATGCTTTTATGACACTGGCCACCATGTTCATCGTGAGTGCAGCAGTAACTTTTGTGGCTGCCGGCTTACTAGGTAATTTACTCGGAATAGATCTTTCCGCAGATATTTGGGCTGCTATAATATTCGCTGTTAGTGTGCTGATATTAGCCAGTGGAAAATACAGCGCCATGGATGGATTGTTGAAGGTGGTAAGCATAGTGCTTTTAATTTCTACCATTACTGCCGTGGTAGCCGCATTGCTCAATGGAAGAAGTGAGCCTGTCAATGGTTTTGTACCTATGGAGGTGATGTCTACCGGAGGAATAGTTTTCCTGATAGCGCTGATGGGGTGGATGCCTACTGCCGTAGATATGTCTGTGTGGACGGGCCTGTGGGCAGAGGCAAGAGTAGAGCAAACCGGTTATAGGCCTACCAAAAAGGAAACATTGCTGGATTTTAATTTAGGCTATATTATTACCGCCGTACTAGCTGTGATCTTTTTATCACTAGGTGCTTTGGTAATGTATGGATCAGGGATAGAGTTTTCTAATAGTGCTTCTTTGTTTGCGGGGCAGTTAATCGGTCTTTATACAGAATCCATCGGCGATTGGAGTTATATCATTATAGCTAGTGCTGCTTTTAGCACAATGTTCAGTACTTCTATCACTGTGCTAGATGGTTATGGGAGAACTATGGATCGCATCGTTTTATTGCTGTTTGAAGGAAAAAGAAGGGTAAGCTATTATGTATGGATCATCCTGCTGGCGGTGGGTTCTTATTTAATTATATCTCGTTTTTTGAATGATTTAAAGAGTCTGGTGGATATGGCAACCATTGTATCATTCATCATTGCGCCATTTGCTGCATTTCTTAATTACAAGGCCATCTTTTCATCTGAAGTGGATGAGCAATTTAGACCACCACAATGGCTGAAAATATTAGGTATTTTAGGTCTTATATTCTTAATTTTGTTCTCGCTAGTGTATTTCTATATCCTCTTGTAA
- a CDS encoding Hsp20/alpha crystallin family protein — MTLVRYNPLNDFVSGTFGDVIENFIKEGNRGKSFTPAIDVFKTENNIELHVYAPGVDKNNFNIDLNDEILTISGARTISDDLKKNATQIESHYGEFKRSFKLSGEINTEKIEAKYENGVLILNLPLTPKKEAKVIKVS, encoded by the coding sequence ATGACATTAGTAAGATACAACCCGCTTAACGATTTCGTTTCAGGAACATTTGGTGATGTTATCGAAAATTTCATCAAAGAAGGAAATAGAGGAAAATCATTTACACCTGCTATTGATGTATTCAAAACTGAAAACAACATTGAGCTACACGTTTATGCTCCAGGGGTTGACAAAAACAATTTTAATATTGATCTGAACGATGAGATTTTAACCATCTCTGGTGCCAGAACTATCAGTGATGACTTAAAGAAGAATGCTACTCAAATAGAGTCACACTACGGTGAATTCAAGAGATCATTCAAATTATCAGGTGAGATTAACACTGAGAAGATTGAAGCAAAATATGAAAATGGTGTATTGATTTTAAACTTACCACTTACACCTAAGAAAGAAGCAAAAGTGATTAAGGTTAGTTAA
- a CDS encoding CHASE2 domain-containing protein gives MKKRFWIDSVLATVFVFSIMWIIFNVSQFKIFDAFDPVGDALEDMDITDVAFSNLREDPVPDTNIVVINIGYLSRAELAQEVAIINQYDPKVIGIDILFDGLKQDTLGDMFLSTVLSDVDSLVLVSELLQTPDFANKNKGDDLFDSLHVSHPIFSQNAHNGFANLFTDADSQEDFKTCRSFPPMRKVGKEENVAFAVKVAQLYDAEKANKILERKNSSEVINYRGNVVDLYGRTDYPNRFYALDVNDVITENFTPGMIKDKIVLFGYMGRDFDDTSWDDKFFTPLNKKYAGKANPDMYGVVVHANIISMILNEDYVNDVNDKEGFGILVAVFICFLNVSLFSFIYHRLPDWYDGITKTVQLVEIGLILFLIVLLFSHYSFKLNLVISLAAIALAGDALEIYYGVVKNIFNKEKRRQLFTIKRKAV, from the coding sequence ATGAAAAAGCGTTTCTGGATCGACTCAGTCCTTGCCACAGTTTTCGTGTTTTCCATCATGTGGATCATATTCAATGTGTCTCAGTTTAAAATTTTCGATGCTTTTGATCCTGTAGGAGATGCTTTGGAAGATATGGATATTACTGATGTGGCTTTCTCAAACCTGAGGGAGGATCCTGTGCCTGACACTAATATTGTGGTGATAAATATTGGCTATCTCAGCAGAGCAGAATTGGCTCAAGAGGTTGCCATTATCAATCAGTATGACCCTAAAGTCATCGGTATTGATATTTTATTTGATGGGTTAAAGCAAGACACTCTCGGCGACATGTTTTTGAGTACTGTGCTTAGTGATGTAGATAGCTTGGTATTAGTGTCTGAATTACTTCAAACACCTGACTTCGCTAATAAAAATAAAGGTGATGATTTGTTCGATTCTCTTCATGTATCACACCCAATTTTTAGTCAGAATGCACATAACGGTTTCGCAAATTTGTTTACAGACGCAGATTCTCAGGAGGATTTTAAAACTTGTAGATCATTCCCACCCATGCGAAAAGTAGGAAAGGAAGAAAATGTAGCTTTTGCGGTGAAAGTAGCCCAATTGTATGATGCGGAAAAAGCTAATAAAATATTAGAAAGGAAAAATTCTAGTGAGGTAATTAACTATCGGGGTAACGTTGTTGATCTTTATGGTCGTACCGATTACCCTAACAGATTTTATGCTTTGGATGTAAACGATGTTATAACTGAAAATTTTACTCCAGGGATGATCAAGGATAAGATCGTTCTATTCGGATATATGGGGAGAGATTTTGATGATACATCATGGGATGATAAATTCTTCACGCCTCTAAATAAGAAGTATGCAGGGAAGGCCAATCCTGATATGTACGGCGTAGTGGTGCATGCTAATATCATTTCAATGATTCTGAATGAAGATTATGTGAATGATGTTAATGATAAAGAGGGGTTTGGCATCTTAGTGGCTGTCTTTATCTGCTTTCTTAATGTGTCACTATTTTCCTTTATATATCATCGTTTGCCAGATTGGTATGATGGGATAACTAAAACGGTTCAGTTGGTTGAAATCGGTCTTATTTTATTCTTAATAGTGCTATTATTTAGCCATTACAGTTTCAAATTGAATCTTGTTATATCATTGGCAGCCATTGCTTTAGCGGGAGATGCACTGGAAATTTACTATGGTGTGGTGAAGAATATCTTTAATAAAGAAAAGAGAAGACAGCTGTTTACCATAAAGCGTAAAGCTGTATAG
- the meaB gene encoding methylmalonyl Co-A mutase-associated GTPase MeaB, translated as MRLKRKRLEINEYADGILSGDKIILSRAITLIESNLDTDIELSEKVLELILPHTGNSKRIGITGVPGVGKSTFIEALGILLADQGKQLAVLAVDPSSQRTGGSILGDKTRMEQLSHHPNAYIRPSATGNSLGGVANKTRETMLLCEAAGFNHILIETVGVGQSEIAVKGMVDFFLLLMLAGAGDELQGIKKGIMEMADAIAITKADHDNIQASKRAKAEYQNALHLFPLADSGWQPKVLTCSSVAKTGLDDILHLIETYYDHMEGKLDKLRTQQNISWMHESIGFMLKQNFYGNSEVKTDLPEIEQQVGAGMITPQAAARKLLNL; from the coding sequence ATGCGATTGAAACGAAAACGACTGGAAATCAATGAATATGCTGATGGAATATTGTCTGGCGACAAAATTATTCTGAGCCGGGCTATTACATTGATTGAAAGCAACTTAGATACAGACATTGAATTATCGGAAAAAGTACTTGAACTTATTCTACCACATACTGGAAACTCCAAAAGGATAGGCATAACAGGTGTTCCTGGTGTAGGGAAAAGCACTTTCATAGAAGCCTTGGGCATTTTACTAGCTGATCAGGGCAAGCAGCTGGCCGTACTTGCCGTCGACCCCAGCAGTCAGCGCACTGGGGGCAGCATACTGGGAGATAAGACTCGAATGGAGCAACTATCGCATCATCCCAATGCCTACATCAGGCCTTCCGCCACTGGAAATTCATTAGGTGGTGTAGCCAACAAAACCCGGGAAACCATGCTTTTGTGTGAGGCCGCGGGGTTTAATCATATTCTTATTGAGACAGTGGGTGTTGGCCAATCTGAGATAGCGGTAAAGGGAATGGTAGACTTCTTCCTCCTACTTATGCTTGCCGGCGCAGGTGATGAACTCCAAGGCATAAAAAAGGGCATTATGGAAATGGCTGATGCTATTGCAATCACAAAAGCGGACCATGATAACATACAGGCTTCAAAAAGAGCAAAGGCAGAATATCAAAATGCTTTGCATTTATTTCCGCTGGCAGACTCTGGCTGGCAACCTAAGGTGCTAACGTGCTCATCAGTAGCCAAAACAGGACTTGATGATATACTTCATTTAATAGAGACGTATTACGATCACATGGAAGGCAAGCTAGATAAACTGAGAACTCAACAAAATATCAGTTGGATGCATGAAAGCATTGGTTTTATGCTAAAGCAAAACTTTTATGGTAATAGTGAAGTAAAAACAGACTTACCTGAAATAGAGCAACAAGTGGGAGCCGGAATGATCACGCCGCAGGCAGCTGCCAGAAAACTATTAAACCTTTAG
- a CDS encoding sterol desaturase family protein, whose translation MTIPWTQVASVMLLRYLLAAGISFIIWYVLRKSAWSYKKIQLKFPTGKDYLREVGYSLLTIVIFTLVAIILFSPFVKPYTLVYSEISTYGYGYLVLSIFMLILLHDTYFYWTHRLMHHKRLYRLSHLIHHKSTNPSPWAAFAFHPIEALFEVGIIVLAVFLFPLHRLAIAAFLIFMIIYNVYGHLGYELYPKRFYKHWLGEWLNTSTNHNMHHEFVKGNYGLYFTFWDRIMGTTHKKYEARYDEVKGRSRPS comes from the coding sequence ATGACTATTCCATGGACACAAGTAGCTTCTGTAATGCTGTTAAGATACCTTTTAGCAGCTGGAATTTCCTTTATCATATGGTATGTTCTTAGAAAATCAGCCTGGTCGTATAAAAAAATACAGTTGAAATTCCCGACTGGCAAAGACTACTTGAGAGAGGTAGGATATTCACTTCTTACCATAGTCATTTTTACCCTAGTCGCGATCATACTTTTCAGTCCCTTTGTAAAACCTTATACTTTAGTTTACTCAGAGATAAGCACATACGGCTATGGTTATTTAGTCCTCAGCATTTTCATGCTAATACTTTTGCATGACACCTATTTTTATTGGACTCATCGCCTTATGCACCACAAAAGATTATACAGACTATCTCATTTAATTCATCACAAATCTACTAACCCAAGTCCATGGGCGGCCTTTGCTTTTCACCCTATTGAGGCTTTGTTTGAGGTAGGCATTATTGTGCTGGCTGTCTTTCTTTTTCCACTCCATCGCCTGGCAATAGCTGCCTTTTTAATCTTCATGATTATCTACAATGTGTATGGACACCTCGGTTATGAGCTTTATCCAAAAAGGTTTTACAAGCACTGGTTAGGCGAATGGCTGAACACCTCCACCAATCATAACATGCATCATGAATTTGTAAAAGGAAATTATGGGCTATATTTCACCTTCTGGGATAGAATAATGGGGACAACCCACAAAAAATATGAAGCCAGATATGATGAAGTGAAAGGTAGGTCACGCCCTAGCTAA
- a CDS encoding ATP-binding protein, whose product MKKISISWSGGKDSMLALDRIVRSEKYSIHHLHTVIDADLKRVGLHGVPEHLIERQAESLGIPLHKLYLRKDDSHDTYNQLISDYIQGLKSEGVELIMYGDIFLEYLKAFRDTKLASAEMHGVYPIWKEPSEELLAEFLEKGYKTRICAADKKHFDKSQVGQTIDDQWIRSAPEGIDICGENGEFHSFVYDGPIFKNPVAHQVGEIVEKSYEFKVKNDDGSLTDQKSTFYFADLS is encoded by the coding sequence ATGAAAAAAATATCCATCTCCTGGAGCGGCGGAAAAGATTCAATGTTAGCACTAGATCGTATTGTGAGAAGTGAAAAATATAGTATTCATCATCTACATACGGTAATTGATGCTGATCTTAAGCGTGTTGGTTTGCATGGTGTGCCTGAACATCTTATTGAGAGGCAAGCCGAATCTTTGGGTATTCCCTTGCATAAATTGTACTTAAGAAAAGATGATAGTCATGATACTTATAATCAACTGATCTCTGATTACATTCAAGGCCTCAAAAGCGAAGGAGTGGAGTTAATTATGTACGGTGATATTTTCCTGGAATACTTAAAGGCCTTTCGTGATACTAAGCTAGCGAGCGCAGAGATGCACGGGGTTTATCCCATATGGAAGGAGCCGTCTGAGGAGTTGTTAGCTGAATTTTTAGAGAAAGGATATAAAACCAGGATTTGCGCAGCGGATAAAAAACATTTTGATAAGTCACAAGTCGGCCAAACTATTGATGATCAGTGGATAAGATCAGCTCCTGAAGGCATTGATATCTGTGGTGAAAATGGAGAATTTCATTCTTTTGTATATGACGGTCCTATTTTCAAAAATCCGGTGGCGCACCAAGTTGGGGAGATCGTTGAGAAATCATATGAGTTTAAGGTGAAAAATGACGACGGTTCATTGACAGACCAAAAGTCAACTTTTTACTTTGCAGATCTTAGCTAG
- a CDS encoding four helix bundle protein, whose protein sequence is MMSSNLKSFTDLQAWQICREFKIKIIHLAKSFPLDEKYKLVDQIVRSSRSVTNNIAEGFGRFHFQENIQFCRQARGSLFETLDHVICAYDEGYINNDQLVAYKNDFNNCLKILNGYISYLNRAKKASKQ, encoded by the coding sequence ATGATGTCATCTAATCTGAAGAGTTTCACAGATTTACAGGCCTGGCAGATTTGTAGGGAATTCAAGATCAAAATCATTCATCTGGCAAAATCTTTTCCGCTTGATGAAAAATATAAATTAGTTGATCAAATAGTGAGATCCAGTCGGTCAGTCACAAATAACATTGCAGAAGGCTTTGGGAGATTTCACTTTCAAGAGAACATTCAATTCTGTAGACAGGCAAGAGGTTCTTTATTTGAAACCTTGGATCATGTAATCTGTGCTTACGACGAAGGGTACATTAACAACGATCAATTAGTAGCATACAAGAATGACTTTAATAATTGCCTGAAAATACTTAATGGCTATATCTCTTACCTCAATCGAGCTAAAAAAGCCTCAAAGCAATAA
- a CDS encoding DUF5522 domain-containing protein — translation MAKKANEDEPLFYIENGLYVFTEAYHLKRGYCCKNGCRHCPYGFRKRK, via the coding sequence ATGGCTAAAAAAGCAAACGAAGACGAACCCTTATTTTACATAGAAAACGGCCTCTACGTTTTTACCGAAGCCTACCATCTCAAACGCGGCTACTGCTGCAAAAATGGCTGCCGACATTGTCCTTATGGTTTTAGGAAGAGAAAGTGA
- a CDS encoding acyl-CoA thioesterase: MHSPEIEQRIEASKTSLFKAVFPNTVNHYDTLFGGTALQLMDEVAFITATRFSRKRVVTVSSERVDFKQPIPAGTLVELMGKVTKVGNTSLKVKVEIFIEQMYSEERERAIRGEFSFVAIDEDKNPVSVL, translated from the coding sequence ATGCATTCACCAGAAATAGAGCAGCGAATAGAGGCCTCAAAAACCTCATTATTCAAAGCAGTTTTTCCTAATACCGTAAATCACTACGACACACTTTTCGGAGGCACCGCCTTGCAGCTAATGGACGAGGTGGCCTTTATTACAGCTACCAGGTTTTCACGCAAAAGAGTGGTTACAGTATCATCAGAAAGAGTAGATTTCAAACAGCCTATTCCTGCCGGAACCTTGGTGGAGCTGATGGGGAAAGTCACTAAGGTGGGAAATACTAGTTTGAAAGTGAAGGTCGAAATATTCATTGAGCAGATGTATTCAGAAGAAAGAGAGCGAGCCATTAGAGGTGAATTTTCATTTGTGGCCATCGATGAAGATAAGAATCCGGTGAGCGTATTATAA
- a CDS encoding cobalamin-binding protein encodes MNRIVSLLPSSTEIVTSLGLGDQLVGRSHECDYPLGVNSLPILTAPKFDTNRSSEEIDNSVIDLLKDGLSVYKINEELLQELNPDFVITQSLCDICAVSLQDVENAICKLTSSNPQLISLEPNVLADIYGDIIKVGAALGVSEKAEQVVNEIKYRLDSIRLRVAATQNRPLVAMVEWLSPIMLGGNWIPELVELAGGESLLAETGEHSHYFDWSVIPDADPDIIVVMPCGFGIDRSMNEMHLLTKKPGWKRLKAVKNNQVYVADGNHFFNRPGPRVADSAEILSEIFHPNLFPAQHRGTGYIKF; translated from the coding sequence ATGAATCGTATTGTTTCTCTTCTTCCTAGTAGTACGGAAATAGTCACTTCTTTAGGATTAGGCGATCAGCTGGTAGGGCGCTCACATGAATGTGATTACCCTCTGGGGGTGAATAGCTTACCTATTCTCACAGCTCCCAAGTTTGATACTAACCGATCCAGCGAAGAGATAGACAATAGTGTGATTGATTTGCTTAAAGATGGACTGTCAGTTTACAAAATCAACGAAGAGCTCTTGCAGGAGCTCAATCCAGATTTTGTTATCACCCAGTCATTATGCGATATATGCGCAGTGAGCTTACAAGATGTGGAAAACGCCATCTGTAAGCTCACTTCATCTAACCCTCAGCTCATCAGTCTGGAGCCCAATGTGCTAGCAGATATCTATGGCGATATTATCAAAGTAGGTGCGGCGCTTGGTGTATCCGAAAAAGCTGAGCAGGTGGTGAATGAGATAAAATACCGACTTGATAGCATAAGATTAAGAGTCGCTGCCACTCAAAACCGGCCTTTGGTGGCTATGGTAGAATGGCTCTCACCCATAATGCTGGGAGGCAACTGGATTCCTGAATTAGTTGAGCTGGCCGGTGGAGAAAGTTTGCTAGCCGAAACCGGTGAGCATTCACATTACTTTGATTGGTCCGTAATCCCAGATGCTGATCCAGATATTATAGTGGTAATGCCCTGCGGTTTTGGAATAGATCGCTCCATGAATGAGATGCACTTGCTCACCAAAAAGCCAGGCTGGAAACGGCTGAAAGCGGTAAAGAATAATCAGGTGTATGTGGCAGATGGTAATCATTTCTTCAACAGACCTGGCCCACGAGTGGCTGACTCAGCAGAAATTTTGAGCGAAATTTTCCATCCTAACTTATTCCCTGCTCAGCATCGCGGAACAGGATATATTAAATTTTAA